Proteins co-encoded in one Arachis hypogaea cultivar Tifrunner chromosome 13, arahy.Tifrunner.gnm2.J5K5, whole genome shotgun sequence genomic window:
- the LOC112735191 gene encoding uncharacterized protein has product MRKYGVIHKVATACHPLINGQVEVSNCKINRILEKVVKPQRKNWSARLGDALWAYQTAYKTSIRMSPFQLIYSKSYHLPVEIEHKAYWVVKECNMGMQKGSVERKLQLEELEFLRLEAYENSKIYNEKTKAVQDQNIW; this is encoded by the coding sequence ATGAGGAAGTATGGTGTGATTCATAAAGTTGCTACTGCTTGTCATCCTCTTATAAATGGCCAAGTTGAGGTTTCAAACTGTAAAATCAATAGGATTCTGGAAAAGGTGGTAAAACCCCAAAGAAAAAATTGGAGTGCAAGGCTAGGAGATGCTTTGTGGGCCTACCAAACTGCATACAAGACATCAATAAGAATGAGCCCATTTCAGTTGATTTATAGTAAAAGTTACCATCTTCCTGTTGAAATTgagcacaaggcctactgggtgGTAAAAGAGTGCAATATGGGCATGCAGAAGGGGAGTGTGGAGAGAAAATTGCAATTGGAGGAACTAGAATTCCTAAGACTAGAGGCATATGAGAATTCCAAGATCTATAATGAGAAAACCAAGGCAGTACAAGATCAGAACATCTGGTAA